The sequence GGTGAGCCGTCAACCCCTGCTGCACGACCTGCTGGTCACGCTCGCGGCGCCGACCCAGGCGTGGTCCGGCCGCGACGGCCAGATCCGCGGGACGGGCGCCGAGGGCGTCTTCCACTCCGACGTGCGTGTGCTGCGCAGCGCCGTGCTCACGGTCGACGACGAGGAACCCGAGGTGGTCGCCGCGGGCAGCACGCCCGACGGCGCGGTCGAGGCGATCGCCCTGGCCCGCGGGATCGACGGGCCGGGCGCGGATCCGACCGTCCGGCTGCGCCGGACGCGCCGCGCGACCCCGGGACGGGTCGACGAGCGCATCGAGCTCACCAGCGCGCTCGGGGCGGACGTGACCGCCCGGCTCCGGCTCGAGGTCGCGGGCGACCTCGCGACGATGGAGGCGGTGAAGTCCGGCCGCACCGGGCCGCTGCTCGCCCCCGAGCACCGGGACGGAGGGCTGCACTGGTCCGACGGAGTCGTCTCAGCGGTCCTGACCGGCGAGGGCGCCCTCGTCGGACCCGGGGACCAGGGCGCGTCCCTGACGTGGGACGTCGTGGTCCCCGCCCGCGGCGCGGTCGCCGTGACCTGGTCCCTCGCGGCGGACGACGCGGGCGCGGTCGTCGGACCCGCCACCGTCGCCGCGTGGTCCGACGTCACGGTCCACGCCGACGACCCGCGCCTCGGCGCGCTCGTCGACCAGAGCCTCGCGGACCTGCGAGGCCTGCTCATGACGCGCACCGGCACCCCGCAGGACACGTTCCTCGCGGCGGGGTCCCCGTGGTTCTTCACGCTCTTCGGACGGGACTCGATCATCGCCGCGCGCATGCTGCTGCCGCTCGGCACCGAGCTCGCGGGTGGCACCCTGCGCACGCTCGCGGCCCTGCAGGGCCGCACCAGCGACCCGATGACCGCCGAGCAGCCCGGCAAGATCATGCACGAGCTGCGCCGCGCACCCCTGACGCTCGCGGAGGAGGGCGTCGAGCTGCCCGCGCTCTACTACGGGACGGTCGACGCGACCCCGCTGTGGGTCTGCCTGCTGCACGACGCGTGGCGCTGGGGCCTGCCGGACGACGAGGTCCGCGACCTCCTGCCGCACCTCGAGGCGGCGCTCGCGTGGATGGCCGAGCACGGCGACGCGGACGGCGACGGGTTCCTCGAGTACGTCGACGAGTCCGGCCGCGGCCTCGCCAACCAGGGATGGAAGGACTCGGGCGACTCGATCCAGTTCCGCGACGGCCGCCTCGCCGACGGCCCCATCGCGCTCGCCGAGGTCCAGGGCTACGCCTACGAGGCCGCGATGTCGGGTGCCGCGCTGCTCGACGCGTTCGGCCGCCCGGGCGCCGACCGCTGGCGGGCGTGGGCGGGTGCCCTCGCCACCCGCTTCCGCGAGGCGTTCTGGCTCACCGACGAGATCGGCCCCTACCCGGCGATCGCGCTCGACCGCGACAAGACCCGGGTCGACGTCGTCGCGTCCAACATGGGCCACCTGCTCGGCACCGGCATCCTCGACGACGAGGAGAGCACGGCCGTGGCCCGGCGCCTGGTGCACCCGGAGCTCAGCTCGGGGTTCGGCCTGCGGACCATGGCCACGAGCTCGGCGGGCTACTGGCCGCTGAAGTACCACGGCGGGTCGGTGTGGACCCACGACACCGGGCTCGCGGTGCTCGGGCTGTCCCGCGCGGGGTTCGGCGAGGAAGCCGGCGTCCTGGTCTCGGGGCTCCTCGCGGCCGCCGACGACTTCGGCTACCGGATGCCGGAGCTGTACGGCGGCGACGCCGCAGACGACGTCGCGAGCGCGGTGGCCTACCCGGCCGCGTGCCGGCCGCAGGCGTGGTCGGCCGCGACCTCGGTCGCGCTGCTGACGGCACTGCTCGGCCTGTCGCCCGACGGCGACCGGCTCGAGGTCGCCCCGCTCGCGCCGTCGCCCGTGGGCGCGCTCCACGTCGATGGCCTGCGGTTCCGTGGGCGCTCCGTCGCCCTGCGCGCCGACGCCGGGGGCCGGGTGGCGGACGCCGCCGACGCCGCGACGAACCGCTGAGCGCCTGCGCGAGCCAGGTCTCGGCGCTACGCGGCGAGGAACGCGCCGGTCACGGCGACGAGCAGCGGGCCGAGGACGTACACGCCCGTCGTGCGCTCGGCGAGCAGCGTGGTGCTGAGCCCCAGCTGGGCCTCGAGCGTGATGCGCGTCGCCAGGGTCCCGACGAGTGCGTCGTCCTCCCTCCCCCGCAGCGGGGCCAGGCTCTGGACGAGGGTGCGCGCCTCCTCGCGCAGCGCGTGCCGCGGCACCGCGTAGACGCCCGCACCACAGTCGTGCCGATCAAGCCGAAGGCGATCACGTCGGTCGCCTCCACGGGCGCTCCACCCTCGGTGCCGAATCGTCGGCTCGCGCCGAGCGCGAGCGTCGCGATCACGACGAGCCAGCCGAGAGGCGGGAGCAGCGAGCGCGCGAGGTCGCGATGACCAGTCCGCACGCGACGAGCGCCGCTGGCCGCAGCAGGGGCGTCCCGTGCCCCGCTGCGGCCGGCTGCCGTCGGTCCGGGCCGGTCCCCATCCTCAGAGCGTGCTCGGACGAAGCCGTCCACGTCCAAGGTTGGTCTCTGGGCCGTCAGGTGACGAAGAGGTCCGGGGGGATGGGCGAGGCCATCACCGTGCCACGGAGGGCGTCGGTGATGGGCACGCCGCCCTCCGCCAGCGCGTCGAGCAGCGCACCCGCGGCGGGCGAGCCGCCGAGCGACGCCACGCGCGCACCCGGGATGAGCTCGGCGACGTACCGGGTGACGGCGTCCCGGAAGATCGACATCGAGGACGTGAGCAGCGAACCGCCCAGCACCACGGGGACGTCGGCTTCGCCGGACAGCCCGACGCGCCGGGCGGCGAGCTCGGCGTAGCGGGCGAAGGCGTGGGCGTGGTCGGACACGATCCGCGCCGCGGCGTCGTCGCCGGCCTCCGCCTCGGCGAGCACGATGCGGGCGGCGCTCTTGAGGTGGTGGAAGTCCCGCGGCTCGACGCGCCGGGTGTACTGCCAGAGGAGCTCCTCGGCGTCCGCCACCTTCTCGTGCGCCACCAGCCGGTCGGTCAGCGTCGTCGGCGGGGTGAAGCCCACGTGCGCGGACATGACGGCCTTGAACGCGGCGCGGCCCATCGCGACGCCGCCCAGGTCGTCGTGGATCCACCACGAGCCGGCGAACTCCCCCGCGGGCCCGCGGGCCGCGACGGCGGGGCCGGTGCCCGCCGTCACGGCCACGCCGACGCCGTCGGGCTGGCCCCACCGCAGCAGCGCGAAGCCGTCGTTGCGCACGGTGCGGTGCGTGATCTCGGGGAGCTCGTCGTCGAGCAGCTCCTCCCAGAACTCGCGGTCCTCGTCCCAGTCGACCCCGGCGAGCCGGAAGGCCGCGGAGACCACCGAGGACGGGTCCGCGCCCGCGACGGCGAGCGCGGACCGCACGGCGAGCACCACCTGCTCGCCCGCGCTGCGGGCGCCGGTGAGTCCGTAGATGTCACCGACGCCCGCGCGCCCCCAGCCGACGACGCTGCCGTCGGCGTCCGCGACGAGCGCGACCGTCTTGGAGTTGCCGGCGTCGAGGCCGAGGTAGAGCTCGGTCACTTGAGCAGCCGCTCCGGGATGAAGTCGCGGTTCGCGTACGCCATGTCGTCGTACAGCTCCTCCGCGACGGCGAGCGTCGGGACGAACGGGTGGGCGACGAGCGCGCGCACGGCGTCCGCCCGCGTGCCCTCCCACGCCGCGACGGCGGCGAGCCGCTGGTACTCGGCCAGCGTCTGCGTGATGCCGCGCACCGCGTGCGGCAGCGCCTCCTGGGGCTCCGGGGTGGCGCCCGAGCCGTCGACCGTGCACCACATCTCGACCACGGTGTCCTCGTCGAACCCGGGCAGCGCGCCGCCCGTGTTCGGGAGGTTGACGGGCAGCCGTGCGGGCGCGTCGTTGTAGTACGCGCTCATCACGTCGATCGCGAGCTCGAGCTCGTGGATGCCGCCGCGCGAGCGGTCGGGGTCGAGCTCGGGGTTCACGGACTCGGCCTGCTCGGCGTAGTGCGCCCAGTAGTCCGGCACGCTCTCGAGGATCACGCCGGCGCGCGTGAGCCGCTTGCTGCGCTGCTCCCGCAGGAACTCCTCGCCGAAGTAGTAGTAGCGGTAGTAGTCCGCCGGGACGGACCGCATCGCCACCGCGAGCTTGAGCATGCGCTTGTCCCACACCGGGACGCTCGGGTCGTCCTTCACCCGCTCCCACGCCTCGTCGAGCAGTGGCATGAGGTCCTGGCCGTCGTACGTGTGCCGGGTGGACCAGCAGTTGTGGTTGACGCCCGCCATGAGCACGTCGGCGCGCTCCGGGTCCAGGCCGGCCGTCTTCAGGATCGACGGCGGGAAGATCATCGGACCCTCGCACATCGAGTAGATGAACCGGTCCGTGTTGTCAGTGACGGCCTGGGACACGATGTTGACGGGGTTGGTGTAGTTGAAGATCTTGGCGTCCGGCGCCACCGCGTCGAGGTCCGCCAGGATGCCCTTCATGATCTCGATGGAACGCAGCGACATCATGAAGCCGCCGGGGCCCTGCGTCTCCTGACCGATCACGCCGTGCCGCTGCGGGATCAGCTCGTCCTGCAGGCGCATCTGGAAGTCGCCGGGGCGGAAGCTCGAGAGCACCGCGTCCACGTCGGTGAGCCCGGCCCGCTGGTCGGTGGTCGCCGTGATCGTCAGGTCGAGGCCCGCGTTGCGGGCCATCTTCTCGGACAGCGTCCGGACGATCTCGAGGTGGTCGGGGTCCAGGTCGACGAGGACGATCTCCGAGCCGTCGAACTCCTGGCCGTGCCAGATCAGGGAGGCCATCGTCCCGGCCGCCCGGGACGAGCCGCCGCCGATGTACGCGAGCTTGATACGTGCCATGTCGCTCCAGTGTCCTCTCTCAGTGGGTGGTGCTGGCGACGACGTCGGCCGCGGCCGCCTCGTCGACGAACAGGTGGGGGTGGGCGCAGTCGACGAACACGGTGGCGGGCCAGTCCGCGTCGTAGCGGTCCGCGCCGGCCAGGCGACGCACGGCACCGCGCTTGTCCGCGCCGTGCACGAGCATCAGCACCTCGCGCGAGTGGTCGCGGATCGTGGCGATGCCGACCGTGACGCCGTGCGTCGGGACCGCGGCGAGGTCGCCGCCGAAGGTCGGGAACGTCGCGAGGTTGTCCCGCCGCGTCGTGTCGGGGAGCTGCACGACGCGCGTCGTCGTCGCCGCGTCCGATCCCGGCGGGTTGAACGCGACGTGACCGTCGCTCGCACCGCTCGCGAGGAGGAACAGGTCGATGCCGCCGGCCGCGCGGATGCGCTCGTCGTACGCGGCGGGGTCCGCCGGGTCCGGAAGCCACACGTTCTCGTCCGCGACGCCCTGTCCGCGAGCGGCCGCGGCGTTCAGCGGCGCGACGATCTCCAGGCGGGCGAACCGCTCGCACGAGTGCGCCGCGGCCGGGTCCTCCCGGCGCAGGCCGCCGTCGCCGTCCGGCACCAGGTAGTCGTCCATCATCACGACGACGAGCCGCGACAGGTCCAGGCCGCGGCGCCGGACCTCCTCCGCGAGCGCCAGGTAGGTGCTGGCGGCGCTGCGGCCGCCCGGGCAGCCGAGCAGGAACGGCCGCGGCCCGGCGGCCTCGATGCGGTCGGCGACCAGCGCGGCGGCGGCGGCGCCGAGCGCCTGCGCGTCGGCGTGGACGGTGGGTGGGGTGCTCATCGATCTCTCCGTTCGTGGAAGGGGGGCGGGGCGTCCGCGGTCACTCCTTGAGGGCGCCGCTCATCACGCCGCTGATGAACTGCCGCTGGAAGAAGGCGTAGAGGAGCACGACGGGCACGCAGATGATCAGCGCCGCCGCGGCGAGGAGGTTGAACTCGGTGGAGTACCGGCCCTGGAAGTTGCCCAGCGCCAGGGTCACGGGCTGGAGCTTCTCCGAGGAGATGAAGATCAGGGACAGGAAGTAGTCGTTCCAGGTCCACATGAAGTTCAGGAGCGTGAGGGTGAGGATCGCGGGGCGGGCTATCGGGACGAGCACCTGCCACAGGCGCCGCCACGAGCCCGCGCCGTCGATCTCGGCGGCCTCGACGAGCGAGCGCGGCATGGCCCGGAACGTGGCCCGCAGCCAGAAGGCGCCGAACGGCACGCCCATGCCGACGTGGATCGCGATCAGCCCCAGCCAGCTGTTCGTCAGCCCCAGGTCCCGGAACTGGTAGTACAGCGGGATCACGATGACCTCCGTGGAGATCATCAGGCCGAGCAGGATGACCGGGAAGATCACCTTGGACCCCGGCACGCCCAGCACGCCGAGCGCGTACCCGGACAGGATCGCGACGAGCGCCTGGATGATCACCGCGCACACCGTGATGACGGTGCTCGCGAGCATCGCGTGCCCCAGGTCCCCCTGGCGCCACGCGTCGGCGAAGTTGCTCCACTGCAGCGAGCCCACGTCGGGCGAGCCGGACCGGTCGGGGCTCAGCGCCGCCAGGACCGTCCACCCGATCGGGAACACCACGGCGGCCGCGAACAGCGTCAGGACGAAGTAGTTCATGGTGCGCTCGGAGCGCGACGTCTTCACGGGGTCTCACCTCGCTCGGAGATCCGCTGGATCAGGACGGCCACGACGAGGCAGAACACCGCCATGACCACCCCGATCGCGGCCGCGGCGCCGACGTCGGGGTTCTGGAACGCCCGGCGGTACAGCAGGACGGCGGGCGTCAGGGTCGACGAGCCGGGCCCGCCCTGCGTCGTCAGCCAGACGAGGTCGAACGTGCGCAGCGCCGCCGTGACGGTGAGCGTGAGCGCGACGGCGAGCTGCGGGCGCAGCGCCGGGAGCATGATCGAGAAGAACTCCCGGGCCGGGCCCGCGCCGTCGACGCGCGCCGCCTCGTACAGCTCCGTCGGGATGGACTGGGCGCCGGCGATGAACAGGACCATGCAGAACCCGAAGGTCACCCACGCCCCGATCAGGCCGAGCGACGGCAGCGCCCACGCGGTGTCACCGAGCCAGCTCTTGGCCATCGAGTCGAGCCCGACCGCCCGCAGCGCCTCGTTGAGCGGTCCGGCCGGCGCCAGGATCCGCTTCCACACCACCGCGATCACCACGGACGTGATCACCTGCGGGAGGAACAGCACCCACCGGTAGGCGGACTGCCCGCGCAGCCTGCGCCGCGAGAGGATCGCCGCGGACGTCAGCCCGAGCGCGATCGGCAGGAGCGCGAAGAAGAAGACCAGCACGACGACGTGCCGCAGGGCCGCGACGAGCTCCGGGTCGCTGAAGAACGCCGTGTAGTTGTCGACCCCGACGGGCACGGGCGCCGAGACGCCGTCCCACTGGTAGAGCGAGTACACGAACGACTGGCCGAGCGGCACCAGGACGATCCACGTGTACAGCGCGAGGCCGGGGGCCAGGTAGACCAGGCCGATCCACCGGCGCCGCCGGCGTCCCTTCCGCGACCCGGCGGGAGCGGCGGAGGTCCGCTCCCGCCCGGGCACCGCGACGGCGAGCTGCGCGCTGGCCACGGTCACTTCCCGGCGTGGAAGTCGTCGTAGTCCGCCTGCGCCGCGTCGACCAGCTGCTGCGGCGTGGACTTGCCGGCGAACACGAGCTGCGCCTGGCCGCCCAGGATGTCGAGCATGTTGGGGCTGGCCCAGTCGAAGAAAGGCACGTACCCGTCGTGCTGCGTGACCTGGTCGGTCTGCTCGAGCTCGGTGGAGTAGACGCCGCCGTCGTCGGGGAGCGTCACGCCGTCGTAGCGGATCGGCAGCATCCCGGAGTCGACCGCGAGCTGGTTCATCTCGACCGAGCCGAGGTAGTCGACGAAGGCCGCGGCGGCGTCGGGGTGCTCGGTCCGGGCCGCGATGCCCAGCACGGCCGCGGGCGCGCCGACGGCGACCGCCGCCCCCTCGTCGTCCTGCGGGAGCGCGAGGCGGGCGAACTTCGAGCCGTCGACGCCCTCCTCGGCCATCGAGCCCGAGTAGTCGAAGTGGAAGACGCCGGTCCCGGCCTGGAACGCGTTGCGGCCGGCCTCGAGGTCGAGGCCCGACGCGTCGCCGTTGAACCAGCCGTTCTTCGACCAGTCGGCGAGCTTCTGGGCGGCGTCGAGCATGCCCGTGCCGGCCAGGTCGCCGTCCCCGTTGCCGTAGACGAAGTCGGTGATCTTGGTCGGGTCGCCCAGCATGGTCTGCAGCAGGAAGAGCGGCGCGGTCGCGAACGTCTTCTCCTGCATGCCCTGCTCGATGGGCACCTCACCGGCGTCCTTCGCCGCGGCGAGGGCCGCCTCGAAGTCCTCGACCGACGTCGGCGCCTCGAGCCCCAACGCGTCGAGCTTGTCGACGTTGTAGTAGACGCCCATGGTGGTCAGCCGCGCGCCGGGCGTGCCCCAGAGCGAGCCCTTGCCCATGGTGGCGCCGTCGGTCGTGAACTCGTGCTCGGTCTGGATCGTCGGCGCCATCTGGTCCCGCCAGCCGTACGCGTCCGCGTAGGGGTCCAGGTTGAGCAGCAGTCCGCCCTTGGACAGCGTGCCCATGGACTGCCAGCCGTTGTTGATGGTGGCGACGTCCGGGCCGTCCTTGTCCGCGAGCCGCAGGTTGAGCGTCGCCATCACCTGGTCGAAGTCCGCGGCGGTGCGCTCGATCGTGATGTTGGGGTACGCGTCCTCGAACGCCGCGATGGCCTTCTTCATGTAGACCTCGTCGTTACCACCCGAGAAGTCGAGGAACTTGAGCGTCACGTCCCCGAGGGAGGCGGCGTCCGTGTCGACCGTGCCCGTCGACGCGCTGCTGTCGACCTGAGCGGCCTGCGGGGCGCACGCCGCGAGAGTGGCCACGAGGGCAGCGGCCACGGCCGTCCGCCGGAGGAGTCGTGTCGTCATCGTCAGTCCGTTTCTCGAGTTCACAACACTGGGATCGAGTGGTGGACCGACCATAACCACAAGCAGACCAGTTAGTCCAACTAGATCGTTGACGGCCATCTGGTGCGCAAGTGGCCTAGTTGTCGCTACGATGCCCGCGTGGTCAACGACACGACGCCCCAGCAGGTCGCGTACCGCCGCGTCCTCGACGAGGTGCAGCGCGGCGTGCACGCACCCGGGTCCCGCCTCCCCGCGGAGCGCCAGATGGCGGCCGACCTGGGCGTCTCCCGCATGACGCTGCGCGCGGCGCTGACCCGGCTCGCCGCGGAGGGCGTCCTCGACCGATCGGCCCAGCGGGGATGGTTCGTCGCGCGCCAGCTCCTCGGCGAGCCGCCGAGCACGCTGCTCTCGTTCAGCGAGATGGCCACGGCCCGCGGGCTCCGGGCCACCTCACAGGTGCTGGTCCAGCGCACCCGCCCGTGCGACCTGTCCGAGGCGGAGCGCCTGGGCATCGCGCCGACCGCGCCCGTCGTCGAGGTCGAGCGCGTGCGCGGCTTCGAGGGCACGCCGGTGTGCCTGGACCGGTCGGTGGTGCCGCGGGCCCTGTGCCCGAGCCTCGAGTCGGTGGACCTGACCGACGCGTCGCTGTACCGGACGCTGGAGGACGCGGGCGTGGCCATCCACCGCTCGTCGTACACCGTCCAGGCGGCCGCGGCGGGTCCGCGCGTGGCCGAGCTGCTGCACCTCGAGCTGGGCGCGCCCGTGCTCGTCGGCGTCGAGGTCGCCTTCAACGCGACGGGTGCGCCCGTCCTGCTCGGGCACGCCGAGTACCGCGGCGACGCCTACCGGTTCGAGGCGGACCTGTTCCGCGAGCGCGCCCGGACCTGACGCGCGGTCAGCCGACCTTCGGGTTGTCCCAGATCTTGGTGACGCACCAGCCGGCCTTGTGGCCGTCCCGGTCGATCGCGCACACGCGGATCAGCAGGTTCGGCAGGGGCGTCGAGCTGCGCCAGCCGGTCCACCTCTGACCCGTGTGGGACTTGAGGGTCACGCGGCCGTTGCCGCAGCCGTTGGTGTCCTTCAGGCCGACGTACCACCAGCGCTCGTCGCCGTTCTTCTCGCGCGTGCCCATGCCGTCCAGGTAGACGCCGCGACCGTCCTGCGGGCAGACGTCGGCGATCCAGCCCGACACCTCGACCAGCCGCTTGCTGGCCCAGCGGACGCTGAACTCCCCGCGCAGCCCCTCGTGGATGTACTGGTACGTCACGGGCTTCGAGGTCGCCGCGGCGGCGGTCGTCGCCGGCAGGGCGACCGCGCCGAGCGAGAGCGTGAGCGCGACGAGCGCGCCCCAGGCGGCGCGGGGACGCCGGGTGCGGACGGTGCTGGGCATGGTTCCTCCCTCGTCGGACCTGACCGACGGTAGGACCGCGGACCGCCGGCCGCACGACGAGCCCGACGAGCACGCACGGCGTCGGCGCCGCCGCGTACCCTCCCTCGGGTGACGTCCGACGAGTACCTCGAGGTCAACCGCGCGAACTGGGACAGCCGCGCCGCCGTGCACGTGCAGGGCTACGGGATCGAGGCGCTGCTGGCGGACCCGGGCCGGCTCTCGGACGTCGTGGCGTTCGACCGCCCCCGGCTCGGGGACGTCGCGGGCCTCGACGCGGTGCACCTGCAGTGCCACCTCGGCACGGACACCCTGAGCCTCGCCCGGCTCGGGGCGCGCATGACGGGCGTGGACCTCTCGGGCGCCTCGCTCGCTGCGGCCCGTTCGCTCGCGACGCGCGCGGGCACCCCGATCGACTACGTCGAGTCGGACGTGTACGCGGCACCGGAGGCGCTCGGCGGGCGCCGGTTCGACCTGGTCTACACGGGCATCGGCGCCCTGTGCTGGCTGCCCAGCATCGACCGGTGGGCGCGGACGGTGGCGCGGCTGCTCCGGCCGGGCGGGCGGCTGTTCGTCCGCGACGGCCACCCGGTGCTCAACTCGGTGCTCGCGACGACGGTCGGGGCCGAGCACGCCGACCGCGCCCAGCAGCCGTGGATCACCGGCACCGGCGGGCTGACCCCGTCGCTCGAGCTGCCCTACTTCGAGCAGGAGCGCGCCATCGTCTGGGAGGACGAGAGCACCTACGGGGGCACCGGCGCGGTCGAGCAGCCGCGGTCGATGGAGTGGAACCACGGCCTCGGCGAGATCGTCACCGCGGTCCTGGACGCGGGCCTCGAGCTCACCTCGCTCACCGAGCACGACAGCGTCCCGTGGGACGCGCTGCCCGGCCTGACCGTGCTCGACGGGGCGACCGGCGAGTACCGCCTGCGCGAACGGCCGGAGCGCCTGCCCGCGAGCTTCACGCTCACGGCGCGCCTGCGCTGACCCCCGCCGGCTCCTCGCCGGTGCACATGGTCCACACGGCGGCCTGCGCGTCGTCGGACCGGCCGGCGACGACGAGCGCGTGGAGCTCCCGCAGGCGCGTGCCGTCCGCGGCGAGCGTGCCGTAGGCGCTGGGCGCCACCGACCACCTGCCGCGCGCGGCGAGCGTGGAGGTGAGCGTCCGCAGCCGCGTGCTGCCGCCGGCGTCGGTGATCGCGTCGAACGACGAGCCGGCGGCGCGCGCGAACGAGGCGGGGTCGTGCACGTCGTCCCACGCGGGCAGCGTCGCGGCGAGCGCGCGCGCCAGAGCGTCGGGATCCCGCTGCATCGCGAGCCGCACCGCGAGCGCGCGCAGCACGCCGAGCGCGCGCATCAGGTCCCGCACGTCGCGCTCGTCGGGCTCCGCGACGCGCGCCGACCGGTGGTGGCTCTGCACGACGAGACCCGCGCGGTCCAGCGCCGTGAGCGCCTCGCGCACCGGGGTGCGCGAGATGCCGAGCCAGGTCATGAGCTCGGACTCGCGCAGGGTCTCCCCCGGCAGCAGCGTCCCGTCGTGGATCGCCTGCTCGATCGCGGCGGCCGCGCGCTCGCGCAGGGTGGCGGGCGGGGCGGGGGCCGGCGGCTCGTCCCGCCGGCCGGTCATCGCGGCGTCCGCCACCAGCGCGTCGACGAGCGCGCGCCACGACTCCCGCGCGGCCGGGGGGTCGCCCGCCAGGGCCGAGTCCACCGCGGCGCGCATCCGGGCGTGGTGCTCGTCGGGCAGGTCACCGGCGTGCAGCGCGGCGTACCGGTCGACGACGGGCGCGACCGCGGCGCTCACGCGGGCGTACTCGAGGTTGCCCGCGCCGTCCAGGATCGTGCGCAGCAGCCCGCGCATCCGGTGCTCGGCCACCGCCGCGCGGTAGGCGTCGGCGTCCGGGAGCACCGCGTCGCGCGCCGCCGCGAGCCGCTCGCGCGCGGCGTGGTCCCCGCGACCGGCGAGCTCCGTCAGCGCCTGGGTCAGGACGGCGCCGTCGATCTCGAGGGCCTCCCGGGACGCGCGCCCGTCGAGCGGCGTGACGTGGGTGGACCGTCGGGGGGCGACGTCGACGAGCCCCACCGCCGCGAGCGCGTTGAGCGCCTCCCGCAGCGGGGCACGGGAGGTGCCGGTGAGCCGGACCAGCTCGTCGTCCGACAGCCGCGAGCCGG is a genomic window of Cellulomonas fulva containing:
- a CDS encoding class I SAM-dependent methyltransferase; its protein translation is MTSDEYLEVNRANWDSRAAVHVQGYGIEALLADPGRLSDVVAFDRPRLGDVAGLDAVHLQCHLGTDTLSLARLGARMTGVDLSGASLAAARSLATRAGTPIDYVESDVYAAPEALGGRRFDLVYTGIGALCWLPSIDRWARTVARLLRPGGRLFVRDGHPVLNSVLATTVGAEHADRAQQPWITGTGGLTPSLELPYFEQERAIVWEDESTYGGTGAVEQPRSMEWNHGLGEIVTAVLDAGLELTSLTEHDSVPWDALPGLTVLDGATGEYRLRERPERLPASFTLTARLR
- a CDS encoding GntR family transcriptional regulator produces the protein MPIPTDPSPLAAPSRDAAYAVLERALVTGALAPGSRLSDDELVRLTGTSRAPLREALNALAAVGLVDVAPRRSTHVTPLDGRASREALEIDGAVLTQALTELAGRGDHAARERLAAARDAVLPDADAYRAAVAEHRMRGLLRTILDGAGNLEYARVSAAVAPVVDRYAALHAGDLPDEHHARMRAAVDSALAGDPPAARESWRALVDALVADAAMTGRRDEPPAPAPPATLRERAAAAIEQAIHDGTLLPGETLRESELMTWLGISRTPVREALTALDRAGLVVQSHHRSARVAEPDERDVRDLMRALGVLRALAVRLAMQRDPDALARALAATLPAWDDVHDPASFARAAGSSFDAITDAGGSTRLRTLTSTLAARGRWSVAPSAYGTLAADGTRLRELHALVVAGRSDDAQAAVWTMCTGEEPAGVSAGAP